The Polyangia bacterium DNA window TGGCCCCAGCGGCGCGAAGACTTGCAGCATAGACACCGGCGACGTGCGCACCATGTTCTCGATGACGTGAGGCATGCCGGGCGGAATGAACACCGCCGTACCTTCGCCGATTTTTTCGGGCGCCGTCCCCGGCGGTCCCAGGAGGCGGGCGTGCCCGGCCAGGATGTACAAGATCTCCGCGCCCGGGTGCCGGTGCATGGCGATGCGGTTGGCGGGCGAGAGGGTCAGCAGCGACATCGACGCCTGGCGCGCCCGCATGGTCGCCTCGTCGATCAACACCTTCACTGAGAACGGCGGCGAGGCCGCCCCGCCGCCGTGGTGCCTGGCAGCCGCCGGCCCGCGCACCGGCGCATCGGCGGCCTTCAACGTCCACTGCGCCATCTGGCCTTCGAAGGTCAGCGGCACGATCACCTTGCTGCCGGCGTCGATGCCCACCATGGTCCAGGTCTGCGCCACCTCCTGCAGGCAGGCCAGTAACACCGGCGATTTCACTTCGTCGGCGGCTGGCTCGGCGCCGGTGATGCGGCCACCCTCGCCGACGTCGACCGCCAGCTCCAGCTTGCCCGCCACGTCCAGCGTGTCGGCCAGAGCCTTTTCAAAACACCGGTGCACCTCGGCGCCGTGCGCAACCAGCGTCGACTGCAAGATCGCGGCAACGCGCCCTTCTTCGGTTTGCGGCTGAGCGTTGGCCCGGGCCAGCGGCGCGCCCAGCAGCACCAGCAACGCCAAGATCGCGCCCGCAGTCTTGCCACGGGAACTGACCGTCGTGCCCTGCGCGACGACACGTCTCACGCCGCCGCTCCTTCCAGACGGGGCCGCAGATCGCGTTCAATCCAGTCGACGATGGCCTGGGTCGACGACCCCGGCTTGAAGATCTCCGCCACCCCCAGCGCCTTCAGCGCCGCCACGTCGTCGTCGGGAACGATGCCGCCGCCGAACACCACGATGTCGCCCACGCCCTGGGCGCGCATCGCCTCCATCACCGCCGGGAAATGGGTCATGTGCGCGCCCGACATGATCGACAGCCCGACGGCGTCGACGGCTTCCTGCATGGCCGTCGCGGCGATCATCTCGGGGGTCTGGTGCAGGCCGGTGTAGATGACCTCGTACCCGGCGTCGGCCAGGGCCCGGGCCACCACCTTGGCGCCGCGATCGTGGCCGTCCAGGCCGGGCTTGGCCACCAGGATGCGGATCTTTCGTTTTTCGTCGGGCACTGCCTGTCGATGGTACCAGATCGGCGCGCCGCCGCTGCCTCCGCCGACGCGCTTGCGCCGATGGCGCCGGCGTTGTTATCTCTGCTGGACGATGTCGCTTTACGATCGCGTGCTGGGCATTCCGTTCGTGTATACCCGCATCCGTCCGCTGATCGTCGGAGGCGTCGACATGTCGCCGTCGTACCGCAATCTGGACGTCGGTCCCGACGACGTGGTGGTCGACGTCGGCTGCGGCCCGGGCGAGGCGCTGAAATATCTGTCGCGCTTCCGCGCCCTGCACGGCTTCGACACCGACCCGCGGGCGATCGCCTTCGCTCGCAAGCTGGCGGCAGGTCGCCCGGACGTCAGCTTCGAAGCGCGCGAGCTGGTGGCTGACGACCTGACCGCGCTGCAGCCCACGCGCGTGATGATGAACGGGCTCCTGCACCACCTGGATGACACGCAAGCAGTGAGTCTGCTGTCGATGTGCGCGCGCACGCCGTCGGTCAGGCGCATCGCCACCCAGGACGTCGTCTACCTGCCGGGCAAGTACGTGAGCAACCTGCTAGCCGCCCTTGATCGCGGCCAGTACGTGCGCGAGGTCGAGGGCTACCGCGCGCTGGTCGCGCAGGCCGGATTGTCCATCGCGCACGAGGAGATCATCCGCAGCCACCCGAAGGGCGGACGGGCGTTGTACCTGATCATGGCCCTCGAACGTCCGGCGACATAGCGCGAGCCTCGCGCAAAAGCTCACGGGCGATCACCAGGCGCTGGATCTGGCTGGTGCCTTCGTAAAGGGTGGTGACGCGGACGTCGCGGAAGAAACGCTCGACTGGAAATTCGCGCGTGTAGCCGTATCCGCCCAGCATTTGAATGGCCCGATCGCAAACTTCGTTCGCCCGTTCGGAAGCCATCAGCTTGGCCTGGCAGGCCTGGCGCACGAACGGCTGATCGGTCTGTTTGAGCCACGCCGCCTGCAAGGTCAAAAGCCAGGCCGCTTCGATCGCCATCGCTGAATCGGCGAGCATGAAACGGATCGCCTGCTGCTCGGCCAGCGGCGCGCCGAACTGCTGGCGCTCGCGCACGTACCGTGACGCCGTCTCCAGCGCCGCCTGGGCGATGCCGATCGAAAGCGCGGCGATGCCGATGCGTCCGCTACCCAGGCCCGCCAGCGCCACGCGCAGCCCGTCGCCCTCGCCCGACAGCCGCGCCGATGCGGACACCGCGACGTCATCAAAGGTCATGGCCATCGTCGACGAGCCGTGCTGCCCCATCTTCTGCTCGCGTTTCCCGGCCGAAAGCCCAGGCGCCGGCGTACCGAGAACAAAGGCTGAATAGCCGGGCCCGCCCATCGAAGCGCCATGGCGGGCAGCCACGATCAGCACGCCCGCCCGATCGCCGGAGGTGGTCCACAGCTTGTTGCCGCGCACGACATAGCCGTCGCCGCTGGCCGCGCGTTCGACGGTGGTGGTCATGGCGCGCGGATCGCTGCCGGCTTGCGATTCGGACAGGGCGAAGGCGCCAGCGACGGCGGCGCCGCTGCACAGACGAGGCAGATTTTCGCCGCGAGCCTGGTCGGTTCCGCAGCGGGCGATGATCTCGGCGACCATGTTGGTGACCGACATCGTGACCGCCACCGCCGCGTCGCCGCGCGCCACCTCGCGCACGGCCAGGGCCAGCGCCACCGGCCCCGCTTCCGACCCGCCCCACGCTGCCGGGACGGTGACGCCCAGCAGGCCGAGCTCGCCCAGGCGACGCATCTCCGCCTCCGGGAAGGCGTGGGTGCGATCGCGCTCCGCCGCCTGCGGCCCAAGCTCGCGCTCCGCGAAGGCGCGCGCGGTGTCGGCGATCAGCCGCTGTTCAGGATCGGGATCGAAGTGCACGCGCCCACATTAGCGCAACGTGGGCCGCCGACCACGGCCGGCCAAGCACGAGCAAACCTACGGCGAGAGCACCCCGGAGATCTGCAAGGCCACGCCGCCCTCGCTGCCGGGTTTGTCGGCGTCGACCACCAGGTGGTACTTGCCGGCGGCCAGAGCCTTCAGCGTCTGCATGCCGGTGGTCTCGGCCGCCGACGGAATGCAGGTGACCAGCGTGCCGGCGTCGCAGGCCAGCAGCACGCCGTCGTCGGTGTACACGGCCAGCACGTGGCTGCCCACCTGGGCCCATTCGATGGTGACGTCGGCCTTGGCCGGCAGCTGGAAGTCCACCACCGCGTCCTGACCGCCCGGCGCGCTGGCGCAGGTCATGTGCTGATCGTCGCCCGCCATGGTGGTCTCGACCGCCACGGATTGCAGGCTGCCGTCCAGGGGCAGCAGGCCCAGCGGTTTGTCGGGACGGCAGGCGAACTTGGCGCACAGCGGGGACGTCACGCACTTGCGATCGGCGCAATCGATGGCCCCGTCGCCGTCGTCGTCGATGCCGTTGTCGCAGATCTCCTGCACCAGCTCGCGCTCGCCGCTGAGGCTGAGGTTGACGGTGCCCTCGGCCCCCGACTGGAACGCTTCGACGATCAGGTTGTACTGGCCCGGTTGCAGGCCGGGAATGATGTACGAGCAGCCGAAAGGAATGACCTCCGGATCGGCGCAGCTCACTTCGTTGTCGTTGCAGGCATCGAGGGGCGCTACCTGCTGCGCCAGCTCGAACACCTGCGACCCGCTCTGGGTGCAGTTCACGCCCAATCCCATCGGCGAGCTGAGCGTGATGCGCACGACGCGTTCCTTGCCGTTCCCGCGGCCGCACTTCGTCTGGTACAGGTTCGACCCGGCGGTGATGTTCAGGTTGACCGATTTGACGCTGCCCACGTTCAACGTCCCCAGATCGACGTCCGGCATGCACGAGGACGCCGTGCAGTTGCCCACGCCGAAGCAGGCCGGATCGGCGCAGTCGACAAGACCGTTGCCATCGTCGTCGATGCCGTTGGCGCAGATCTCGACCATGCGGTTCTTGAAGGCCGAGATGCGCATGTCGATGCGGCCCTCCTGCGCCTGGCTGCTGGCCTTGATGATGAACAGGTAGTTGCCAGCCGCCATGTTGGTGATGGCGAACGACGAACTGCCGCGCGTCTCCAGGTCGCAGTCGATCTGGCTGGCGTCGCAGGCTTGACCCGCCGACGGCAGGTTGAACAGAGCGAAGTCATGTTGCCCCTGCTGGGTGTAATCGACCAGGATGCCGCCCGCTTCGGCCAGCGTCACGCTGACGGTGCGGTCGCCGCCGGTCGACGTGCCCGAACAGGTCGGGTGGTACCGGTTGGTGTCGGTGCGCGTGTCGACGGTGACCGACTTGGCCGGGCCATCGACGACCAGGGTGCCGACCACCACGTCGGGCATGCACTCGCTGTTGGTGCAGGCCGGATCTTTCATGCAGGTCAGATCCTGACAGTCGATCAAACCGTTACCGTCGTCGTCTTTGCCGTTGTTGCAGATCTCCGGCACCTGCGCGTTGCCCGTTGACAGCGTCACCGTGGTAGCGCCGGCGGCGCCGGGAAACGATTCGACGATCAGCCAGTACGTTCCCGCTCCCAAGCCAGAGAAAGTCTGCGTGGCGGTGGCGTTCTGTCCCGCCTGCACGCAGGTGACCGGGTTCTGATCGCACGCCTGATTGGCGCCGGCCCGGAACAGCGCCACCACGTGGGCGGCGCCCATCGGCTGCGAGAAATCCAGGCGCACGTCGGCCGGGGCGTCCAATTCGAATCGCCCCACTCGCCCGCGCCCGCCGGGCGTGGCGCAGGTGACGTATTCGTCTGGCGCCCCGCGCGTGTCCAGCGTCTTCGTCACCTTGGCGCTGTGGGTGGCCAGCGTTCCAAAGTCGACGTCCAGGCTGCACGCCGCCGTCAAACAATTGGGCGCCTTCACGCACTGCGGGTCGGCACAGTCGACCAGCTTGTCGCCGTTGTCGTCCTTGCCGTTGTTGCAGATCTCTTGGCCCATGGCCGGACGGCACGCCGGGCTGCCCAAGCAGTCGGGATCGGCGCAGTCGATCAAACCATCTCCGTCGTCGTCGAGGCCGTTGTTGCAGACCTCTTGCCCGACCACCACGCACGCCCGGTTGCCAAAGCACGCCGGATCGGCGCAGTCGGCGCGACCGTTGCAATCGTCGTCGATCCCGTTGCTGCAGTCTTCGGGATGACCGGGTGGGCAGGTGACGCTGCCGCCGCTGCCGCCGCGTCCGCCGGTCCCGCCGCTGCCACCGCGCCCGCCGGTCCCGCCGCGTCCGCCGGTCCCGCCGTTGCCACCGCGTCCGCCTGGTCCGGTGTCGCCATGATCGGCGCCGCCGTCGGTGCGACCGCCGCTGCCACCGGTGCCGAAGCGACCGCCGTCCGGACCGGCGTTGATTTGACAGTTGGGATCGGTCGGCGGGCACTGCCGCACGCTGAACAGATCAGAACGACCGCACGAAGCGGCCGCCAACGACAAGATCAAAAGTGACGACAAACGAGCGGTCAAACTCATCGCGGGGAGGCGCTGCATGAACCGCAGTTTACGCCGCCTACCCCGGCATTCGGTGTAAAAGAATGTGTGTGCCAGCCCCAGAAGTTCTCCGGATTGTGAACCCGGCCACACTGGCGGTGATCCGCGAGCTTCCCTGTCAGAATCCTGACGACCTGGCGAAAGCGGTCCAGCGCGCCCGCGCTGCCCAGCCGGCCTGGGCCTCCCTGTCGCTGACCGACCGGCGCCGCGGCCTGCGGCGGCTCACCAGACGCCTATTGGCCGACCCCGAGGCAATGGACACCCTGGTCGCCGAAAGCGGCAAACCCCGCTATCAGGCCGAACTGATCGAGCTGTTCTATACCTGCGAACTGACGCGCTTTTACACCGGGCGCGTGGGCCGGCGGGCGCTGCGCGACGACCTGCGCCACCCGCTGATCTTCGTCAACAAACGGGCCCGGGTGGTCTATCACCCGCGCGGCCAGCTGACGTTTCCTTATCGGTCGCGCACGCTGCGGTTCGTGCGCTGGTTGATGCGCCGGCTTTACGGCTGAGGCTGATCAGCCGCCGATGGTGGCTCCGGGGTGGCCGTCGACACGCGGGCGGTGGCGGACGGCGGGAACTCCAGCCATGCGCCCAGGAAGCTGATCAACACCCGCGGCGGCAAGCGATCGAACGCGGTCACCAGCAGGTCGCCGGCCTCGCTGTGTTT harbors:
- a CDS encoding acyl-CoA dehydrogenase family protein, with product MHFDPDPEQRLIADTARAFAERELGPQAAERDRTHAFPEAEMRRLGELGLLGVTVPAAWGGSEAGPVALALAVREVARGDAAVAVTMSVTNMVAEIIARCGTDQARGENLPRLCSGAAVAGAFALSESQAGSDPRAMTTTVERAASGDGYVVRGNKLWTTSGDRAGVLIVAARHGASMGGPGYSAFVLGTPAPGLSAGKREQKMGQHGSSTMAMTFDDVAVSASARLSGEGDGLRVALAGLGSGRIGIAALSIGIAQAALETASRYVRERQQFGAPLAEQQAIRFMLADSAMAIEAAWLLTLQAAWLKQTDQPFVRQACQAKLMASERANEVCDRAIQMLGGYGYTREFPVERFFRDVRVTTLYEGTSQIQRLVIARELLREARAMSPDVRGP
- a CDS encoding cobalamin B12-binding domain-containing protein codes for the protein MPDEKRKIRILVAKPGLDGHDRGAKVVARALADAGYEVIYTGLHQTPEMIAATAMQEAVDAVGLSIMSGAHMTHFPAVMEAMRAQGVGDIVVFGGGIVPDDDVAALKALGVAEIFKPGSSTQAIVDWIERDLRPRLEGAAA
- a CDS encoding class I SAM-dependent methyltransferase — translated: MSLYDRVLGIPFVYTRIRPLIVGGVDMSPSYRNLDVGPDDVVVDVGCGPGEALKYLSRFRALHGFDTDPRAIAFARKLAAGRPDVSFEARELVADDLTALQPTRVMMNGLLHHLDDTQAVSLLSMCARTPSVRRIATQDVVYLPGKYVSNLLAALDRGQYVREVEGYRALVAQAGLSIAHEEIIRSHPKGGRALYLIMALERPAT
- a CDS encoding cupin domain-containing protein — translated: MRRVVAQGTTVSSRGKTAGAILALLVLLGAPLARANAQPQTEEGRVAAILQSTLVAHGAEVHRCFEKALADTLDVAGKLELAVDVGEGGRITGAEPAADEVKSPVLLACLQEVAQTWTMVGIDAGSKVIVPLTFEGQMAQWTLKAADAPVRGPAAARHHGGGAASPPFSVKVLIDEATMRARQASMSLLTLSPANRIAMHRHPGAEILYILAGHARLLGPPGTAPEKIGEGTAVFIPPGMPHVIENMVRTSPVSMLQVFAPLGPERVYRDASDARGRAAFDVIRDAAHARAPAGAHFTVASTGKAVPLPGGSSKGHAKVFFDEAATGSNTASLSVIEAEPGAEFPRQVNDASASLMFTLNGGGHVTIGSEKFAFGAEQAIHIPENQPYAIKFSEKTVMVQVFAPAGPEQRFKKSGHTQAE
- a CDS encoding aldehyde dehydrogenase family protein; translated protein: MNPATLAVIRELPCQNPDDLAKAVQRARAAQPAWASLSLTDRRRGLRRLTRRLLADPEAMDTLVAESGKPRYQAELIELFYTCELTRFYTGRVGRRALRDDLRHPLIFVNKRARVVYHPRGQLTFPYRSRTLRFVRWLMRRLYG